The genomic interval TCGGCCCGCGCATGGAGGGCATGAGCAAGGGCCTCGTCGGCGCCGGAGGCGCCGCTGACCAGCACGAACGAGCAGCGCGTACGGAGCGTGAGTGATCGACATGCGGAGCGTGGCCGGCCGTGTGAATCTGGTCGAGGCCCCACCGGGGCCGTATCCCACGCACCACATAGGAGTGAACAGCATGGGCATCGCCGACCAGTTCAAGGACAAGGCCAAGGACCTCGCGGGCCAGGCGCAGGACCAGGCGCAGGACCGCCAGCGTCAGGGCCAGGGCCGCGACCGCGCCAAGGACGCCGGCCAGCAGGGCCGCGACCGCGCGAAGGGCGCGGCTCAGCGCGCCCAGGACGAGGCGAGCGAGCGCTTCGACCGGTAACGGTCGTGCGGTGACGCCGAGGGGCGCGCCCGGATTCTTCCGGGCGCGCCCCTTCGTGTGCGTGGGCCGTCAAGCGGCCTTGACGGATGCGATGAACGGCGCCCAGGCGGTGGCGTTGACGACGAGGGCGGGCCCGTCGGGCCGCTTGGAGTCGCGGACGGGGACGAGTCCGGGGTGGCCGTCGGCCACCTCCAGGCAGTCGCCGCCGCTGGTGTTGCTGTAGCTGCTCTTGCGCCACAGCGCGTACCCCTCGGCGACTTCGAGGCAGTCGCCGCCAGAGCCGTTGCTGTAGCTGCTCTTGCGCCAGCGCGCGGTGCTGAGATCAAGGGTGGTGCTGGCCATGCCGGAACTCCTCAGCCGCCTTTTCGAGCAGGGCGAGGGACACCTCTGGCGGCAGCGCGGCGGCCCTGAGGCGATCGTATGTGTTGCGGTACTGCTTCACGAGCCCCGGATCATCGATGGTCTGCCCGTGGTAGGCACCTTCGGTGTAGAGCAGCGGCGGCTCGTCATCGAAGTCCAGGAGCAGCAGCGGCATCTCGCTGATGGGGCGAGTGGCTGCGTTCCACGGGAGGATCTGTAGAACGACCCGGCGGCTGCGTACCAAGGCGGCGATGTGGTCCAGCTGCTCGGCCATCTCCGCGGGTTCCAGCAGTGGATGGCGAATTACTGACTCGTGCAGGACGACCCAGCACTCGGGCTTCTTGGGGTCGGCAAGCAGCTTGGCTGCCCGCTCCTGCCGTGCGTCGATTTTGGCCTGCACCTCCTCTGGAGTGTCCAGGGGGTGCGTCGCCTGGATAACGGCTCGCGCGTAGGCCGGAGTCTGCAGGAGCCCCGGGATCAGAGTGCCCGACCACTGGTTGATGGTCCGGGCGCGGACCTCCGCTTCCGCGATGCTCGCGAAGAACGCCGCGTGTCCCTTGCTTTGGGCCTCGCGTACTTCTTCACAACGCCGGACGAAAAAGTCCGTGCCGAGCTTGCGGTCCACATGCACAGCGAGATCCTGCGGCATGCGGCGGGCGCCGTGCTCGATGGCGCTGAGCATGGGGACTCCGTAGTAGCTGCCCTCAAGCAGCTTCTCCAGGGTCAGGCCCGCCGCTTCCCTCTGGTAGCGCAGCTCCTTCCCGTAGAACTGCGGGACCCCCGCCGAACCGTCAATGTCCTTTGCCACCGCCGACCGCCTTTCACACCTCGCTCTGTGGAGCGGAATTGGCTTCCACGGTAGAGGTCCGTACGGCAGCGTGTGAGGTGTTCGTCACAGCAAGCAACCGAAAGGTGGACGGCCCTCATGGATCACGCCCCGTACGACATCGGCCCGGAGATCGACGCACTGCGCACGGCGCTCAAGGCCAACGGCATCACGCTGCCGTCATTGGGAGTTGACCCGCTGACACTCGCCTGGACGGGCCGGCAGCCGCTCGTCGCGCTCGGTAACTGCAACACGGAGACGGCGCGTCAGCTGGCCGAGGTGCTCCAGAGGGCGGCCGGAGGATGAACGGGCTGCCGCTGACATGGGAGTTCCTGGCGGTCCCGCAGGCCGTGCCGGAGGTGCGGCAGATACTGCGGGAGCGGTTCGAGGGCGAGGACGCGGGCGATCTCCTGCTGTGCGTCAGCGAGTTGCTGGCGAACGTGATCACTCATGTGGGGGAGCGCACGCCGGTGTCGCTACGGGTGAGCGCGACCCACGCGGGACGCGTACGGGTGGCAGTGAGCGACCCCGCGGCGGCGGTGTGGCCGGCGCTCCAGGAAACGGGCCCGGAGAGCACGTCGGGCCGCGGCCTCCAGCTACTGGACGCACTCGCCCTCCGCTGGGGCGTGGAGCAGTCCCCGCACCGCAAGACGGTGTGGTGCGAACTGAGGGCCCCGAAGCGCCGCCCGCCGCGCCAGCCGGACGCCGCACCCGCCCTGAGCGGAGGACGTGGGGCTTGCTGAGGTCAGCTCAGATGGGTCTGGGCGCCATGGGGCAGGCCCGGTCGAGAAGCTAGGGGCTGTCCCGTAAAGACTTTCGAGTCAGCGGGGCCGTGATCTGCTGCTGTCCGCTGGGCTGGCCTATCGGCCGAGTGCGAGGTTGTGCAGGCGGGCGATACCGCTCATCGCGTGATGGACACCGTCGTCCTTCAACCGGCAGTCGTGCAGGACCTTCCAAGTCTTCATGCGGGCGAAGGCGTGTTCGACACCGGCGCGGACCTGACGGTGTGAAGCGTTGTGTTCTTCCTTCCAGGCTGGCATTTCGCTCTGCCCGCGCTCGCGGCGGTGCGGGATGATCAGCCCTGTGCCCCGGTAGCCGCCGTCGGCGATGATGGTGGTGTGGCCGACGTTCTGCTCGGCTCCGGACAGTGCCCACGCCATGCAGTCGTTGCGGTTGCCGGGCAACGGTCGGCCGACCACGACGACGCGCCGGGTGTCGGCATCGATGACGACCTGGTGATCGGTGGAGTAACGGTAGTTCTTGGACCGCTCGGCCACCGTGTGGTCGCGGGTGGGACCAGAGTTCCGTCCACGATGAGCACGGTGTCCTTGCGGGACCGTCTGCGGGGCTTGAGCGCGAGTCGGGGGCCGAGATGGCCGACGATGCGGCCGGCCGCGGACTTCGAAACACCGAAGCGTGGTGCGAGCTAACGCTGTGTCAGGTTGGTGCGCCAGTACGCGGCCACCCCAGGAGCAACCGGACCTCCAGCGGAATCCCCCACGGCCGGCCGCGCCGAGCGATGTCGGCCCCTTCGCGCCGCAGCGCACGCATCACCCGGTTGAACTGGCGCGGAGCCACACCGGTGAACGGGACTATCCAGGACGGTTCCGAGGCCGTGATCACACCAGACACAACAGAGATCATTTACAACGGCCATCAGCCGGGCAATCTCAGCCGAGGAAGTCCTTCCAGAGCGGGACGGATGCCTGCGGATTCCAGGGCGCGTCCTCGTCGATCTCGCCGAACTCGCGGTCGATGTAGTCAGCCAGATCGTGGCCGTAGCAGATGATGTCGGTTCCCCACATCGATAGAACCGGATGTCCCGGAGTGTCACGACCTGCGGGTATGAAGCGGTGCGCGTAGACGGGAACGAGTCGTGGTGCTCGTACAAGTACCGCTCTGGCTACCTCCAGAGCCTCTTCCTTGGAGGTGGGACGTGCTCCCAGGACCGGGTGCCAGCTGCCATGAGCGACGCCGCCAAGCACTTCTCGTACCGGCCACTCCAGCCGATAACGCAGGTCGTCATCATCGGCATGACGCCAGTCAGGCCAGGGCTGCTGCCACGTCGCGCCTTCCTCGGGAGGTGAAGCGACCGGCAGCCCTGCCGCTAGAAAAGCACGATGCTCCGGGGCGAACTCGAACTCATAGGTCGCCTCGATCCGGCTGAACTCTTCCTCCGTGAGCCCCGGAGCTATCTCACAGCAGTCCGCCTCCGCCAACCGCCGCGCGGCCTCCGCACCCAACCGCGCGCCATCAAAGTCGATCATCCCGGCACCGTACACATGCAGCGTGCACGGCATCACATCTTTTCGAGCCTCGACTCGGGCCTCCAGTTCATTGCGGGACAGCTCTTAGCGGACGTGAGGGTTACGGCGACGGGCCGGGGTCGCGGAGAGCATGTTGCGAAACCGGTCGTCGGCCCGACCGGACTGGACGTGCGGGAAGTCGTTCAGGGCGAGATTCCAGTTCTGTACAGCCTCTTCCAGCCGTCCGGCTTCAAGCTGCCACTCGGCGAGCATCGCCCGGTGCCGGACTCGGGCGCGGCGGGGCGCGGTGGGGCGGACCTGCTCCGAGTGCTGGAGTGCGCGGATGGCGCCCTGGCGATCACCGAGTTGTGCCGTGACCGAGTTCGAGGGCTTGGACTCTCATACCCCCGCTCGCCGGAGGCGAGTGCAAGGCCCATCGCCCTGGCGTGGCAGTCACGGCTGAGCAGTTCCAAGCGTTCGTCTGTGTGGCTGCTCGAGACCAAGCGCCGGGCGGCAGCTCTTGTATGGTCCGGCACTCCACGGAGTCTCCTAAGGCGAAAGGTGAGCGCGGGACAATCTGGAATTTAAGGGCTGTACCCTAAAGGATCTTTGGAAGGTCTCGGCAGGATGGGCGTTTGTGTGGCGGACGGTCATCCGGCGCGGGCGACGTTATGCTTACCCTCCGGCTAACCTGGGCGCGCGGAGCACCTCGCCCCCGCTGGGATGGGCCTTGGTTACGGGACAACTTTTGGCAGCCGCGAGACTGCCACGAAATCACCCCCAGTCCGGCCAACGACTATGTCGTCGACGCTCAACCCTACCAACGAGATCCAGGGTAAGTTTGCTCACACTCAGTCATCGCGGTGACTATTTTCAGAGTTTCCGCGAACCCCGCGACGCTTTGGGTATTCAGACCACCGCCTGGTGTACTCGGAATTCTCGCGAATGGAAAGTCGAAGCACCTCGCTAGAATTTTCATAGATCGCCGACCTGAGTACATATTGCGCTTCGGATAGAACCGGAAGCCCTGTCAAATAGTAGGATGAAGGTCGGACGAGGCGAAGGGTTTTTCCATTTGCCGTGCCCAATGTCAAAGTGCGCCTCCCGTAACCGTCAGTCTGTGACTCCCGCAGGCGTGACACAACCGGCAGGAACCCCGCCTCCTCTGCTTCCGCAAGAACGGTCTCTGCGGCATTAATGGCGCCCAAAACATCATCTTGAGTTGGGAACTTTGGATTAGTATGCTGCAGTACATTCCTTATTTCGTCCACCTTGCCTGATCGCAACTTTTGTGCCGCAGCGGATAGCATAGCTACGATGCGAGATCTTGCGGATGGATCCAAGTCGAGGTACGGGTGGACATGCTTGAAGAGAAACGTGTATGGGGAAGCGGAGCGAAGAATTTTGGGGTAGTCAGTTTGGGTGCGTCGCGTGGCGCCGTCGGTCTGCAAAGAGGACAAACGGTTGGCCAGAATGTCGAAACCTCGAATCATTGGAAATAGTGTCCACTTCCCATCACTCGCAAACTGGACGTCCGCTTGATCCTGGCTCATTTGCTGGACTGTGAAGGCAACTGCTTCGTCAGGGGAATAGACAAAGCCGGATGTGGCGTAATGATCTCGCAGAAGGGCCCAAGTGGCGAGCTTCAGATACTCTTGAAGCAGCCCTTCCACCTTCACGAAGAAGTTGGAAGCGACCGCCCTGATATCCGCCTGATCTGCGGATGCATACGTATGGGTTCTCATGGCCAGTTCCCTTAGCCTGGCGCCATACTGGCGGAAATCAACCAACACATCAGACTCAGGCGGGCCATCAATTCCAAGCCGCCAGGTAATGGCTCTCCTAAGGGATTCTTCGTTCGACAAACGCTGCCGGGCGCGCGGGCCGATGCCTACGAACGCCCCGGCCCTTTCGAGGTTTGTGCCGCTGTCGAAAATGAGCGATCCCAGCGCATCATCGAGCGGCCCCCCACATACAAACTGATCCAGTTGCTCTTGGAAGGAAGAACCGTCCGTTCCCCGAATAAGCCATTCGAGTCTTTCGCGCTGGACTGGATTCCCTAGATCGAATAGGTTCGATATCAAGTGGCGGCTCCGGAGGAGGGCTTGTGAAGAGCCTCCGAGGAACCTGACACCTCTGCTTGCGCACTCAGGAATAAGATCGAAGTATCCCGTACCTCTCGCCCGCCTGGGCGATTTGCGAACCTCAGCTGGTGGAATCAGGATTGCGCCAGATAGGATCAGCGAATCCAGTGAATCAATAATTTCTTCGTCCTGGCACAGAAGTATCAATTGGAGCGATTGGGCCTCGCTGACACCTTCAGTAAATTTCTCTGCCTCCTTCACTTCTTGCCCAAGTTCGGAAAGCGATTCCCGGAGTTTTCCTTGAGTGCTATTAAGTAGGTCATGCAGAATCAGGCGCATTTCGGCTACGGAAAAGACATCGCCGAGAAGGCTTGGGATTCCAGCGGGATGCCTCCAGGAGAATGGGTTGATGGAATTGGATACCAGGTCGCGCAGAAATTCGCTCCACTCACCCTCTGCGCTTTCTTGTCGAGACAACACTTCGCGCATTTTAGTACGCACCTTTGAGATTTTCGATGCTCCCGTTTCAAGGAGGACATTATGCAATCTCATGCATGAAAGATCACTGCAATGATGAAGAGGTACCCAGGTGGAAGGTGGGCAGTACCGTATTCCTCGGGACCGCGCGAGCCCGTAGGGACCTGTCACGTAATCATGAAGCTGAAACACTCCCTGCGGAGCTCCTGCCAGCAGTGTCATCGTGTCTTTGTGAGTCAAGGTGTCATTATTATCCTTCAAGTCATTGAAAGCCTTTTCGTAAAGCTCTCGCCCATAGATGTACGGAAATAGGATGCGCTCCCTTTTAATTTCGTCAGAAATTACTTTCTCGATAGTTTCGATATTCGTCTCATCGGGGTCCACTAGTAGTTCGTTCCAGTAAACTTGCAGAAAAGCGGCGAGTGTGCACTCATTTCGAGGATTGGCGTTACTTTGGATCCGGTTAATCAATCCGGCTCCCGCTGGTGAAGGCTTGATAGCTGCCGCGAG from Streptomyces drozdowiczii carries:
- a CDS encoding DUF397 domain-containing protein, which encodes MASTTLDLSTARWRKSSYSNGSGGDCLEVAEGYALWRKSSYSNTSGGDCLEVADGHPGLVPVRDSKRPDGPALVVNATAWAPFIASVKAA
- a CDS encoding helix-turn-helix domain-containing protein; amino-acid sequence: MAKDIDGSAGVPQFYGKELRYQREAAGLTLEKLLEGSYYGVPMLSAIEHGARRMPQDLAVHVDRKLGTDFFVRRCEEVREAQSKGHAAFFASIAEAEVRARTINQWSGTLIPGLLQTPAYARAVIQATHPLDTPEEVQAKIDARQERAAKLLADPKKPECWVVLHESVIRHPLLEPAEMAEQLDHIAALVRSRRVVLQILPWNAATRPISEMPLLLLDFDDEPPLLYTEGAYHGQTIDDPGLVKQYRNTYDRLRAAALPPEVSLALLEKAAEEFRHGQHHP
- a CDS encoding ATP-binding protein; this translates as MNGLPLTWEFLAVPQAVPEVRQILRERFEGEDAGDLLLCVSELLANVITHVGERTPVSLRVSATHAGRVRVAVSDPAAAVWPALQETGPESTSGRGLQLLDALALRWGVEQSPHRKTVWCELRAPKRRPPRQPDAAPALSGGRGAC